A DNA window from Leopardus geoffroyi isolate Oge1 chromosome A1, O.geoffroyi_Oge1_pat1.0, whole genome shotgun sequence contains the following coding sequences:
- the LOC123599200 gene encoding ral guanine nucleotide dissociation stimulator-like, giving the protein MAISSILGTWLDHYPEDFFQPPDFISLQMLRAYIGVHMPGSELQRRDRLLYSSRRNHEPNEPESLAMAPAPEQDPDVPQELAPAISVVPTAASQPRLPAATTHPGAQQLEELVTLPAESPRVQVVVPALIHCQELEETPAPLVDPTQTLSSLQPQLAGSRKGWSNHLLQLSNQPRLPRSGACWLQPQRMP; this is encoded by the exons AT GGCCATCTCCTCCattctgggcacctggctggaccACTACCCTGAGGACTTTTTCCAGCCCCCAGATTTCATCAGCCTGCAGATGCTGCGGGCATATATAGGGGTCCACatgccaggctccgagctgcagCGCCGTGACCGCCTTCTCTACTCATCACGGAGAAACCATGAGCCCAATGAGCCAGAATCTCTGG CTATGGCACCAGCTCCAGAGCAAGATCCAGACGTCCCTCAGGAGCTAGCCCCCGCTATCTCTGTGGTGCCCACTGCAGCTTCGCAGCCCAGGCTGCCTGCAGCCACCACTCATCCTGGAGCTCAGCAATTAGAAGAATTGGTGACCCTCCCTGCAGAGTCACCAAGAGTGCAGGTGGTAGTCCCAGCTCTGATTCACTGTCAGGAGCTGGAAGAGACACCTGCCCCTTTGGTGGACCCAACCCAGACCCTGAgcagcctccagccccagctggCGGGGTCACGGAAGGGCTGGAGCAACCACCTGCTGCAGCTGAGCAACCAGCCTCGGCTCCCGAGGAGTGGCGCATGTTGGCTGCAGCCCCAAAGGATGCCCTGA